Proteins encoded in a region of the Flammeovirga yaeyamensis genome:
- a CDS encoding glycoside hydrolase 5 family protein: MKKLLTVCITLLLTMQSIAQDQFVKVADGKLVINNQPYHYIGTNFWYGMNLGAFDQPRLIRELDRLKKIGVKNLRIMALSEGDKDTPWCMQPALQTAPGEFNEDLLNGLDFLLVEMQKRDMKAVVCLNNFWPWSGGFSQYIKWTKGGTIPFPPPAENGDWHTYGKYASQFYENKEAQALYKKAIEKIITRRNSITKASYTDDPTIMAWQLANEPENILRGNQLVEWINTTAAYIKSLDDKHLVTTGSEGYTPSENSGTDFEKDHLSENIDYMTFHIWVQNWGWYDPNNVEGTFDNAVVKAKKYIQQHIEIGNKMNKPIVLEEFGISRDKNDHSDQSSVSVRDKYYSILFEELAQAIEKGDNTFVGCNFWAWGGEGRPSTPHSIWKTGDDLIGDPPHEYQGWYSVYETDKSTLKIIKKYNKKVQK, encoded by the coding sequence ATGAAGAAATTACTCACGGTTTGCATCACTTTATTATTAACGATGCAGAGCATTGCTCAAGATCAGTTTGTAAAGGTGGCCGATGGTAAATTGGTCATCAATAATCAACCTTATCATTATATCGGCACCAACTTTTGGTATGGAATGAACTTGGGTGCATTCGATCAGCCTCGATTGATTAGAGAATTGGATCGATTGAAAAAAATTGGGGTAAAAAACCTACGCATAATGGCTTTATCTGAAGGGGATAAAGATACGCCTTGGTGTATGCAACCTGCCTTACAAACTGCTCCAGGAGAATTTAACGAAGACTTGTTGAATGGTTTGGATTTTCTTTTGGTGGAGATGCAGAAAAGAGACATGAAAGCAGTAGTATGTTTGAACAACTTCTGGCCATGGTCAGGAGGTTTCTCACAATATATTAAATGGACAAAAGGTGGGACTATTCCTTTTCCCCCACCCGCTGAGAATGGCGATTGGCATACTTACGGAAAATATGCAAGTCAGTTTTATGAGAACAAAGAAGCACAGGCACTTTACAAAAAAGCCATAGAAAAAATAATTACTCGAAGAAACTCCATTACTAAAGCAAGTTATACCGATGACCCAACAATAATGGCTTGGCAACTGGCCAATGAACCAGAAAATATCTTAAGGGGAAATCAGTTAGTCGAGTGGATTAATACCACTGCGGCATACATCAAATCGTTGGATGATAAACACTTGGTCACGACCGGATCTGAGGGCTATACTCCTAGTGAAAATTCAGGAACTGATTTCGAGAAAGATCACCTTTCGGAAAACATCGATTATATGACTTTCCATATTTGGGTACAAAACTGGGGATGGTACGATCCTAACAATGTGGAGGGAACATTTGATAATGCTGTGGTAAAAGCAAAGAAGTATATTCAACAACATATAGAAATAGGGAATAAAATGAATAAGCCCATTGTGTTGGAAGAGTTTGGTATTTCTAGAGATAAAAATGATCATAGCGACCAGAGTAGTGTGAGTGTTAGAGATAAATACTACAGTATTCTTTTCGAAGAACTCGCTCAAGCTATTGAGAAAGGTGATAACACATTTGTGGGTTGTAACTTCTGGGCTTGGGGTGGTGAGGGCCGACCAAGTACACCTCATTCTATCTGGAAAACTGGTGATGACTTAATCGGGGATCCTCCTCACGAATATCAGGGTTGGTATT